A window of the Alnus glutinosa chromosome 4, dhAlnGlut1.1, whole genome shotgun sequence genome harbors these coding sequences:
- the LOC133866065 gene encoding uncharacterized protein LOC133866065: protein MSLLSWNCRGLGQPRKVRDLHHMVKERRPTFVFLMETISSKQYMEDICKKIGFDRVFVVDPIGRSGGLAFLWNSESTVEVFNYSRRHINIVVKDGDNNPWWKLTGFYGNSVCARRADSWELLKFLSTCHPVPWLCAGDFNEVVTQEEKEGSNLRKESQMTGFREALEACRLGDLGFSGSPFTWSNRRSDGTFTKERLDRAVANQEWCSLFPSSTVDVLAARTSDHSPVLVSFSAHPRRSQNRGPTGSGFKLEASWLNDTESGEIIRSAWHNSPSLDPPSVGIQQRLEACRRALLDWGGHKFGKEE from the coding sequence ATGAGTCTCCTAAGCTGGAACTGCCGGGGACTTGGGCAACCCCGGAAAGTTCGAGACCTTCACCATATGGTGAAGGAAAGACGGCCCACTTTTGTGTTCTTGATGGAAACTATTAGCTCTAAACAGTATATGGAAGACATTTGTAAGAAGATTGGTTTTGATAGAGTCTTTGTGGTCGACCCGATAGGGAGAAGTGGGGGTTTGGCCTTTTTGTGGAATTCGGAGTCTACGGTAGAAGTCTTTAACTATTCTAGACGTCACATAAACATTGTGGTTAAGGATGGAGATAACAACCCTTGGTGGAAGCTCACTGGTTTTTACGGCAACTCGGTCTGCGCCAGGCGGGCCGACTCGTGGGAGCTGCTAAAATTCCTGAGCACCTGCCATCCGGTCCCTTGGCTGTGTGCAGGTGATTTCAATGAGGTGGTCACgcaggaagaaaaggaaggctCAAACCTCAGGAAGGAGTCCCAAATGACGGGCTTCAGGGAGGCTCTGGAGGCTTGCAGGTTAGGGGACCTGGGGTTTTCAGGCTCCCCTTTCACTTGGAGTAATCGGAGGTCAGATGGTACTTTCACAAAGGAGAGGCTCGATCGGGCGGTGGCCAACCAGGAGTGGTGCTCCCTCTTTCCTTCTTCCACTGTTGACGTTTTAGCAGCAAGAACTTCTGACCATAGCCCCGTTTTGGTTTCCTTCTCGGCCCACCCTAGAAGAAGCCAGAACCGTGGCCCAACGGGCAGTGGTTTCAAACTAGAAGCTAGTTGGTTAAACGATACTGAGTCTGGAGAAATTATCCGTTCAGCTTGGCACAATAGCCCGAGCTTAGACCCCCCGAGTGTGGGGATCCAGCAGAGACTAGAAGCCTGCCGTAGGGCACTTCTGGACTGGGGGGGGCATAAATTTGGGAAGGAGGAATAG